One window from the genome of Daphnia pulex isolate KAP4 chromosome 9, ASM2113471v1 encodes:
- the LOC124201705 gene encoding keratin-3, type I cytoskeletal 51 kDa-like isoform X2, with product MAFEVTTSRGGSRGRGRGFGGDRGGGRGGSRGFRGGDRGGRGDRGGRGSFRGGDRGSMRGAFRGGNRDFNGSSRGRNSNEEGPPICHEIAHALQLRISYKTADVPSDKDVLQQFPGLHSRFQKSTDNKDFFLLFKDIESLENAKAELEKDDDVESVDYMGLKSARNQSIENRQIFLQFNSEQEEDAVKELDSNILSVEFLKDKSSCMAEFATAEEANAYLKKLPGIKDRGDLKFGRESTAMKVNNLAKASIQPDQIVVRDIPKKATLKELASLYPDANSVTLYHTTFPSSDYCHASFRFGSLDRVKAILSETKSPKILGKKVYVFPAYSCLLADMPKLGETWTGDQKAAAKSVDDALVKDSKQSPSKKLKLEDDDMNGDEEEEEDDDDEEESDEEENGKADNEANMESAADQDEESDDDEEAEEEEESDD from the exons ATGGCTTTTGAGGTAA CAACTTCTCGAGGTGGATCTCGTGGTCGAGGCCGTGGTTTTGGAGGAGACCGAGGTGGCGGTCGAGGAGGTTCTCGTGGTTTTCGTGGAGGTGACCGAGGTGGACGAGGAGATCGCGGTGGTCGAGGATCTTTCCGTGGAGGTGACCGTGGTTCCATGAGAGGAGCTTTTAGAGGAGGCAACAGAGATTTCAATGGAAGCTCTAGGGGCAGAAATTCAAACGAAGAAGGACCCCCCATTTGCCACGAAATTGCCCATGCTCTTCAACTAAGGATCTCTTACAAAACAGCAGATGTTCCATCAGACAAAGACGTACTACAACAATTTCCTGGACTACATTCTAGATTCCAAAAATCTACAGAcaacaaagatttttttcttttgttcaaagATATTGAATCTCTTGAAAATGCTAAAGCTGAAttagaaaaagatgatgacgtTGAATCAGTTGATTACATGGGTCTAAAATCAGCGAGAAACCAG TCTATAGAAAACCGACAGATATTCCTCCAATTTAATtcagaacaagaagaagatgcagtTAAGGAACTTGATAGCAATATTCTTTCCGTagaatttttgaaagataAATCTAG TTGCATGGCAGAATTTGCAACAGCTGAAGAAGCCAATGCCTACCTCAAGAAACTACCTGGAATAAAGGATCGCGGCGATCTCAAATTCGGTCGAGAGAGTACCGCAATGAAAGTCAATAACCTCGCAAAGGCTAGCATTCAACCGGACCA AATCGTTGTACGTGACATCCCTAAAAAGGCAACCCTTAAAGAATTGGCTTCCCTTTACCCAGATGCTAATTCAGTGACGCTTTACCATACAACGTTCCCATCGTCGGATTACTG TCATGCTTCATTTCGTTTCGGAAGCCTTGACCGAGTTAAGGCAATTCTCAGCGAAACCAAAAGTCCCAAGATCCTCGGTAAAAAGGTTTATGTTTTCCCAGCATACAGTTGCTTGTTGGCAGACATGCCAAAGTTGGGCGAAACTTGGACTGGAGACCAGAAAGCTGCTGCCAAATCAGTTGATGACGCTTTG gTGAAAGATTCCAAACAGTCGCCaagcaaaaaattgaaactggaGGACGATGATATGAATggcgatgaagaagaagaggaagatgacgacgatgaagaagagagTGATGAGGAGGAAAATGGCAAAGCTGACAACGAAGCGAACATGGAATCTGCTGCTGACCAAGATGAAGAAAGTGACGATGACGAGGAAgccgaggaggaagaagaaagtgacgaTTGA
- the LOC124201705 gene encoding keratin-3, type I cytoskeletal 51 kDa-like isoform X1, with the protein MAFEAATSRGGSRGRGRGFGGDRGGGRGGSRGFRGGDRGGRGDRGGRGSFRGGDRGSMRGAFRGGNRDFNGSSRGRNSNEEGPPICHEIAHALQLRISYKTADVPSDKDVLQQFPGLHSRFQKSTDNKDFFLLFKDIESLENAKAELEKDDDVESVDYMGLKSARNQSIENRQIFLQFNSEQEEDAVKELDSNILSVEFLKDKSSCMAEFATAEEANAYLKKLPGIKDRGDLKFGRESTAMKVNNLAKASIQPDQIVVRDIPKKATLKELASLYPDANSVTLYHTTFPSSDYCHASFRFGSLDRVKAILSETKSPKILGKKVYVFPAYSCLLADMPKLGETWTGDQKAAAKSVDDALVKDSKQSPSKKLKLEDDDMNGDEEEEEDDDDEEESDEEENGKADNEANMESAADQDEESDDDEEAEEEEESDD; encoded by the exons ATGGCTTTTGAG GCAGCAACTTCTCGAGGTGGATCTCGTGGTCGAGGCCGTGGTTTTGGAGGAGACCGAGGTGGCGGTCGAGGAGGTTCTCGTGGTTTTCGTGGAGGTGACCGAGGTGGACGAGGAGATCGCGGTGGTCGAGGATCTTTCCGTGGAGGTGACCGTGGTTCCATGAGAGGAGCTTTTAGAGGAGGCAACAGAGATTTCAATGGAAGCTCTAGGGGCAGAAATTCAAACGAAGAAGGACCCCCCATTTGCCACGAAATTGCCCATGCTCTTCAACTAAGGATCTCTTACAAAACAGCAGATGTTCCATCAGACAAAGACGTACTACAACAATTTCCTGGACTACATTCTAGATTCCAAAAATCTACAGAcaacaaagatttttttcttttgttcaaagATATTGAATCTCTTGAAAATGCTAAAGCTGAAttagaaaaagatgatgacgtTGAATCAGTTGATTACATGGGTCTAAAATCAGCGAGAAACCAG TCTATAGAAAACCGACAGATATTCCTCCAATTTAATtcagaacaagaagaagatgcagtTAAGGAACTTGATAGCAATATTCTTTCCGTagaatttttgaaagataAATCTAG TTGCATGGCAGAATTTGCAACAGCTGAAGAAGCCAATGCCTACCTCAAGAAACTACCTGGAATAAAGGATCGCGGCGATCTCAAATTCGGTCGAGAGAGTACCGCAATGAAAGTCAATAACCTCGCAAAGGCTAGCATTCAACCGGACCA AATCGTTGTACGTGACATCCCTAAAAAGGCAACCCTTAAAGAATTGGCTTCCCTTTACCCAGATGCTAATTCAGTGACGCTTTACCATACAACGTTCCCATCGTCGGATTACTG TCATGCTTCATTTCGTTTCGGAAGCCTTGACCGAGTTAAGGCAATTCTCAGCGAAACCAAAAGTCCCAAGATCCTCGGTAAAAAGGTTTATGTTTTCCCAGCATACAGTTGCTTGTTGGCAGACATGCCAAAGTTGGGCGAAACTTGGACTGGAGACCAGAAAGCTGCTGCCAAATCAGTTGATGACGCTTTG gTGAAAGATTCCAAACAGTCGCCaagcaaaaaattgaaactggaGGACGATGATATGAATggcgatgaagaagaagaggaagatgacgacgatgaagaagagagTGATGAGGAGGAAAATGGCAAAGCTGACAACGAAGCGAACATGGAATCTGCTGCTGACCAAGATGAAGAAAGTGACGATGACGAGGAAgccgaggaggaagaagaaagtgacgaTTGA
- the LOC124201704 gene encoding UDP-glycosyltransferase UGT5-like → MKLKLAPGVLWLIAGLAIIEVASAANILFLSPFTSYSHTHVFFYSIKALASRGHTITHWNGLKPREDMANVTHLHSASLQKMNSRHEIGFNSNNPIALMLTLPDRLSNVCKAVYREPVFHQLIASREHFDLIVIEAFMNDCMLPLVQHFQAPFIYLSALPPLPWMLDYTCSPLSFQQFPALCTDFTEEMNLPQRIVNVFLNVMVIYYRNWFILPRVDQVAAEAWINSTVPLSPVKEIERNLSLLITNTHPVINYQYFKSALIVEAGGLHLVPPRPLPQEVESFVNGSSDAGFIVLSFGSILRGASMPEATRRIFVSAFSRLPFRVLWKWEDESGMTDLPPNVKLSTWLPPLQDLLAHPKMRLLMTHGGLYSNQETVWNGVPLIGFPVFGDQVNYVIKAERDGYAIYLNWITLTEDILFNAITEIVNNPKYKENAQKLSNLMHDQIDLDRPLERAVHAIEYVIRHRGAPHLRPAACRLSPIERESIDVTFIYTAVLFTLIYLIVCFVRFAFRKFSPHVVKVDTVKKSQ, encoded by the exons ATGAAGTTGAAATTGGCTCCGGGTGTCCTCTGGTTAATTGCCGGGTTGGCAATAATAGAAGTGGCCTCAGCGGCGAATATTCTATTCTTATCGCCGTTCACCTCGTACAGCCATACGCACGTCTTCTTCTACAGCATTAAAGCCTTGGCTAGCCGTGGGCATACCATAACTCATTGGAACGGTTTGAAGCCAAGAGAAGATATGGCCAATGTAACTCACCTGCATTCGGCCTCGCTGCAGAAAATGAACAGCCGACACGAAATCGgtttcaacagcaacaa TCCCATCGCCCTGATGCTGACGCTGCCGGATCGGCTGTCCAACGTCTGCAAAGCCGTTTACAGAGAGCCGGTGTTTCATCAACTGATTGCCAGCCGGGagcattttgatttgatcgtTATCGAAGCTTTCATGAACGACTGTATGCTGCCGCTGGTGCAACACTTCCAGGCCCCTTTCATCTACCTGAGCGCTCTGCCTCCGCTGCCGTGGATGTTGGACTACACCTGCTCCCCCTTGTCGTTCCAACAGTTTCCCGCTCTCTGCACGGATTTCACCGAAGAAATGAACTTGCCGCAGCGCATCGTCAACGTTTTCCTCAACGTCATGGTCATCTACTACCGGAATTGGTTCATTCTGCCGAGAGTGGATCAGGTGGCGGCGGAAGCCTGGATCAATTCCACAGTTCCACTTTCGCCCGTCAAAGAGATCGAGAGAAATTTGAGTCTCTTAATCACCAATACGCATCCCGTCATTAATTACCAGTACTTTAAATCTGCGCTGATTGTCGAAGCCGGTGGTCTCCATTTGGTTCCTCCCAGACCTTTACCACAG GAAGTGGAGAGTTTCGTCAACGGGTCAAGCGACGCTGGATTTATTGTCCTGAGTTTCGGCTCTATCCTCCGAGGAGCCAGCATGCCGGAGGCGACGCGCAGAATATTCGTTTCCGCATTTAGTCGCCTGCCTTTCCGCGTCCTGTGGAAGTGGGAAGACGAGTCGGGCATGACAGATCTCCCGCCGAATGTGAAGCTCTCCACATGGCTTCCGCCGCTCCAGGACCTACTGGCTCATCCGAAAATGCGGTTGCTAATGACGCACGGTGGGCTGTACAGCAATCAAGAGACGGTCTGGAACGGTGTGCCTTTGATCGGGTTTCCTGTTTTCGGAGACCAAGTGAATTACGTCATTAAGGCTGAAAGAGACGGatacgccatctatttgaatTGGATAACGCTGACGGAAGACATTCTTTTTAACGCCATCACAGAAATAGTGAACAATCCAAA GTACAAAGAAAATGCCCAAAAGCTCTCCAATCTGATGCACGACCAAATTGACCTGGACCGGCCCCTAGAACGAGCCGTACACGCCATAGAGTACGTCATCCGCCACAGGGGAGCTCCTCATCTGCGACCGGCCGCTTGTAGGTTGTCTCCTATCGAACGGGAATCGATAGATGTGACTTTTATCTACACGGCTGTACTATTCACGCTCATTTATCTCATTGTCTGTTTCGTCCGTTTCGCCTTTCGGAAATTCTCCCCCCATGTCGTCAAAGTGGACACGGTCAAGAAAAGCCAATAG